Proteins encoded together in one Oncorhynchus masou masou isolate Uvic2021 chromosome 3, UVic_Omas_1.1, whole genome shotgun sequence window:
- the LOC135513703 gene encoding dnaJ homolog subfamily B member 6-like, whose protein sequence is MVEYYHILGVLRNASQEDIKKAYRKLALKWHPDKNPENKEEAEKKFKELSEAYEVLSDANKRNMYDRYGKAGLTTNSGGGVGHYHNGDHFNEGFTFRNPEDVFREFFGGRDPFADFFGGDPFGDEFFGGGRRHHRGVSRSRTGGPFFGGFGGFPPFGAGFTAFDPGFTSFGHMGHMGHMGPMGHMGHMGHLGGGGGGHGGFTAFSSTSFGGGGGGGGGGMGNFRSVSTSTKFINGRKITTKRIVENGQERVEVEEDGQLRSLTVNGVKPIATVQAVQQEECRQTVTAHSSSAHASRSSVPRPPCHHVKTSPHRPTPDREEGRSPASVHSENKRKKPMPEPTEDAKKRKT, encoded by the exons ATGGTGGAATATTATCACATTTTAGGAGTCCTAAGAAATGCATCTCAAGAAGACATAAAAAAAGC GTACAGAAAATTGGCACTAAAATGGCATCCTGACAAAAACCCAGAAAATAAGGAAGAAGCAGAGAAAAAGTTCAAAGAACTTTCTGAGGCCTATGAGGTTCTGTCAGATG CCAACAAGAGGAACATGTATGATCGCTATGGTAAAGCAGGCCTAACAACAAACAGTGGAGGAGGTG TTGGACATTACCACAATGGTGATCACTTCAACGAAGGGTTCACGTTCCGCAATCCTGAAGATGTCTTCAGAGAGTTCTTTGGTGGTCGAGATCCTTTTGCGGATTTCTTTG GAGGGGATCCGTTTGGGGATGAGTTCTTCGGTGGAGGGAGGAGGCACCACAGGGGAGTGAGTAGGAGTCGAACGGGGGGACCCTTCTTCGGGGGATTTGGTGGCTTCCCACCGTTTGGTGCAGGCTTCACAGCGTTTGACCCAG GCTTTACCTCTTTCGGACACATGGGTCACATGGGCCATATGGGTCCTATGGGCCATATGGGTCACATGGGTcatctgggaggaggaggaggaggccatGGTGGCTTCACtgccttctcctccacctcttttgGCGgcgggggtggaggtggaggaggcggGATGGGCAACTTCCGCTCCGTATCAACCTCCACGAAATTCATCAACGGCAGGAAAATCACAACAAAAAG AATTGTGGAGAATGGACAGGAACGCGTAGAGGTGGAAGAAGACGGACAGTTAAGATCACTAACCGTCAATG GGGTAAAGCCTATTGCCACAGTTCAAGCAGTCCAACAGGAGGAGTGCAGACAAACTGTTACTGCACACTCTTCCAGTGCACATGCTTCCCGGTCCTCTGTTCCCCGTCCTCCTTGTCATCACGTAAAGACTTCCCCCCACAGGCCCActccagacagagaggagggaaggagccCAGCTTCAG TACACAGTGAAAACAAGAGGAAGAAACCCATGCCTGAGCCCACAGAGGATGCCAAAAAGAGAAAAACATGA